In a single window of the Nocardioides massiliensis genome:
- a CDS encoding pyridoxamine 5'-phosphate oxidase family protein: protein MTAPLTTPLTTPLSPTDRTTVRRGRIRAVEERRALFDLLGEALVCHLGVVVGEGAEAHPVVLPTVCAADAEGPDEGGTLYLHGSVAARSLVAAPDRTICVTVTLLDGIVAARSAFHHSMNYRSAVVIGRPRVVTDEAERARALDLIVDQVVPGRAATLRPHTRKELAATVVLALPLLEASVKIRAGGPGDDAADIEAGTWGGHIPLRLVADAAVPAPECGDGPVPDDIRTLVDRLDGPD, encoded by the coding sequence GTGACCGCGCCCCTGACAACACCCCTGACAACACCTCTGAGCCCGACCGATCGCACCACCGTCCGGCGGGGTCGCATCCGTGCGGTCGAGGAGCGCCGGGCGCTGTTCGACCTGCTCGGCGAGGCGCTGGTCTGCCACCTCGGCGTCGTCGTCGGCGAGGGAGCCGAGGCGCACCCCGTCGTGCTCCCGACGGTCTGCGCCGCGGACGCCGAGGGCCCGGACGAGGGCGGCACGCTGTACCTCCACGGCTCCGTCGCTGCTCGGTCCTTGGTCGCCGCGCCGGACCGGACGATCTGCGTGACCGTCACGCTCCTGGACGGGATCGTCGCCGCACGCTCGGCGTTCCACCACTCGATGAACTACCGCTCCGCCGTCGTCATCGGCCGCCCGCGCGTGGTGACCGACGAAGCCGAGCGGGCACGCGCCCTGGACCTCATCGTCGACCAGGTCGTCCCCGGCCGTGCCGCGACGCTGCGTCCGCACACCCGCAAGGAGCTGGCTGCCACGGTCGTCCTCGCGCTGCCGCTGCTCGAGGCATCGGTGAAGATCCGCGCAGGTGGCCCGGGTGACGACGCGGCCGACATCGAGGCCGGCACGTGGGGTGGCCACATCCCGCTCCGGCTCGTCGCCGATGCCGCTGTCCCTGCACCCGAGTGTGGGGACGGGCCGGTGCCGGACGACATCCGCACGCTGGTTGACCGGCTGGACGGACCAGACTGA
- a CDS encoding DUF7684 family protein, with protein MTSIDSIEDWRSVIEDLDWQRLIERRRRPFGLFTVSSDPQPDVEAWSRFADYCVERELMLTCSWGPNSTVLDDVVDFASLGRSIKGLPAAEPLTTWHDNEPLEDALEFFLGMDGGDLRVGTDHGGTDWVRIVLVVGDPDRADEIRRTLTALGPQSFEQRISVEEEREIRRDCLRRVIQRDGDLDELLADMSVTTMWGDLEVPLRSADLIGLLEDYLAGAVSAEQVGEWAEVLEMRDELEPEDNTFWLLSELAPPVGLSYPMTRERALSIIERLR; from the coding sequence TTGACCTCCATCGACAGCATCGAAGACTGGCGTTCGGTCATCGAAGACCTCGACTGGCAGCGACTGATCGAACGCCGGCGGAGACCGTTCGGGCTGTTCACGGTGAGTTCCGATCCCCAACCGGACGTCGAGGCGTGGTCCAGGTTCGCGGACTACTGCGTCGAGCGCGAGCTGATGCTGACCTGCTCGTGGGGGCCCAACAGTACGGTGCTCGATGACGTCGTCGACTTCGCCTCTTTGGGGCGATCGATCAAGGGGCTCCCTGCTGCTGAGCCGTTGACCACGTGGCACGACAACGAGCCGTTAGAGGACGCGCTGGAGTTCTTCTTGGGAATGGACGGCGGCGACCTCCGGGTGGGGACCGACCACGGAGGCACCGACTGGGTACGGATCGTGCTGGTCGTGGGAGATCCCGATCGGGCGGACGAGATCCGCCGCACGTTGACTGCGCTCGGTCCCCAGAGCTTCGAGCAACGGATCTCGGTGGAGGAGGAGCGGGAGATCAGGCGGGATTGCCTGCGTCGTGTCATCCAGCGCGACGGCGATCTCGATGAGCTCTTGGCCGACATGTCGGTGACGACGATGTGGGGCGATCTCGAGGTCCCCCTCCGCAGCGCCGACCTCATCGGCCTCTTGGAGGACTACTTGGCAGGAGCTGTCAGCGCCGAACAGGTAGGCGAGTGGGCCGAGGTCCTGGAGATGCGGGACGAGCTTGAGCCCGAGGACAACACCTTCTGGCTCCTCTCGGAGTTGGCTCCTCCCGTGGGCCTGTCCTATCCCATGACGCGCGAACGGGCGCTCTCGATCATCGAGCGGCTCCGGTAG